GTTGCACTGATTGCCGCATCTTCAGCTGCAGAATCTCCCGGAGACAATTCTCTCGCTCTAAGAATTGCAGCTCTGCAGCACCAGAATAGCACGCAAGGCATATCGCTTGATCAGTTCTTGCGGAATGTTCCTTTAGAAGTTGGAAGTTCGAGGGCGGCAACGATACAGCAGCGAGATATTGAAAATGCTGTTCTGGAAAATGCTACGAACCGTCGCAGTGCGATTAGTGGTGTAAGTCTCGATGAGGAGATGGCTAAGCTTCTTGAAACGCAGAAGGCGTATGAGGCAGCCGCAAAGATCATTCAGACAGTGGACGAAATGATGCAAACCGTACTTGACATGAAGTCATAATATGCGAGTCTCTCATTTACAACAGCATCAGTCATTCGTTCGTGACGTTGAACAGCGGCTCTACAACATGACACGTATCCAGCAGGAACTTGGAAGTGGAATTCGTATCATGCAGCCCTCCGAAGATGTCAACTCAGCGGCTCAAGCACTAAATGCCCGTACACAATTGTCTTCAATTCAGCAGTATCAACGCAACATTGAAAATGCACAGGGCTACACCGCCGCTGCCGACAGCAAGCTCACGGCAATAGTCGACCTAATAAATGAAATCGACGCCCTTGCGCTTGCGGCCGACAATGACCATGTCGCACCCGAGGACCGCATATTCGCGTCACAGGAGCTGAACCAGAAGCTCGAATCGCTCATGGAGTACGCAAACGCTCAATTTGGTGACAAGTTTCTCTTTGCGGGACACGCAACATTGAGTGCGCCGTTCACTATAGAAAGAGATGCAAACGGATACATTCGTGACGTTTCAGCTACCTCTACGGCGATTCAAGGGTCAATCTACCGGACGATTGATGAAAACGAAAATGTTGCCATTAATGTGACCGGTGACCGCCTGTTTCAACCCGCAGGACAAGAGAATACCGCAAATGATCTTTTCTTTGTTGTTAGAAGTCTGCGTGACACGATAGCCAACGACAATACACCCCCAGAAGGTCAGGAAGATGCTCTCAGTACTCATGTATTGAGAGCCAATCTCGATTCGATCCGCAATCGAATCATTGAGGAGCAGACTTACATTGGTTCGCTTGGGCAGCGACTGCACAATAAGCTGGCCGAACTTAGCGCAGTAGAGATTGATTGGACAGATCGACTTGAGGAGGCGCAAGGGGTCGAGATGACTGATCTTGTGAGTAAGCTTGCAGTCGAAGAGGGAGTCTATAATGCACTTGTCGCAATTCAGTCACGTGTTCTGTCACGCTCATTCATTGATTACCTAGGTTGATTATGGAAAAGAAGGCGCTGATTACTGGAATAACTGGCCAGGATGGAAGCTACCTGGCCGAACTTCTTCTCGAGAAACAGTATAAGGTCTTTGGTATGGTTCGCCGCTCGAGCAGCGAGAACTTCTCGCGAATCGAACACATTCGCGACCGTATCGAACTGCTGCAAGGCGACTTGCTGGACTCAAACTCACTCAATTCAGTTTTAGGCTTAGTGAAGCCGGATGAAGTATACAACCTGGCCGCTCAGAGTTTCGTTCCGACCTCATGGACTCAGCCCATCCTGACGGGCGAGTTCACGGGCCTTGGAGTAACGCGCCTTCTGGAGGCAGTAAGGCTCGTCTGTCCTGAGGCAAGATTCTATCAGGCGTCATCATCAGAAATGTTTGGCAAGGTATTGGAAGTTCCGCAACGTGAGACAACACCATTCTACCCTCGCAGCCCTTATGGTGTAGCAAAAGCCTATGGTCATTACATTACCGTGAACATGCGCGAGTCTTACGGTTTGTATGCAGTAAGCGGTATCCTGTTTAATCATGAATCGCCTCGTCGAGGATTGGAATTTGTGACACGTAAAATCAGCCGCGCGGTCGCTGCAATCAAGCTCGGCTTGCAGTCACATCTGGAACTCGGCAATCTCGATGCGCGCCGAGATTGGGGATTTGCCGGAGACTACGTTGAAGCGATGTGGCTGATGCTTCAGCAGAAATGTGCTGATGACTACGTCATTGCAACAGGCGAGACTCATAGTGTAGGTGATTTCGCGAGCGTAGCGTTCCAAATCGTCGGACTAAGCTCATCTAATCATATTCGAATTCGCGCTGACCTCATTCGCCCGGCTGAAGTTGACTTGCTTGTTGGTGATCCGTCAAAAGCACAGGCCGCGCTGAAATGGATTCCAAAGGTGACATTTGGATCGTTGGTCGAGATGATGGTTAGAGCCGATTACGACGAACTCTCAAAGCGCATTGGCGCGTCGGGTAGGAATATTTCTTACAGCCGATCAAGCAGACGATCATCCAAGACAGAGTTGATCAAGGTTTGACCCGCATGTACGAGAATGCGCATCCGGTTGAACGGGTCTTTGCCAACATTAGCGTCGCGCCAATGGAATGCACGGCCGCTCAACGTGAATGGACAAAACTCTTCGCCGCGGCAATGGATAAACGTGATGTGATCTCAGAACTCGCCTTGTTGGAGGCAAGTGTTCCCGCATGCGCCGAAGCGAGCGGATGGTATCAGTATTTTCTGTCACGCGCTGATTCGCTACTCAAGTCATTGAATTTGTCATTCCTTGAGTCATCTCAAGTTGAAAAGCTGTGTCGAGTTCGCCGTAGACTTGCCGCATTCGCCGGGGAATACACGGTCGCTGACAAGCGGCATTCACGCACGCGAGACTATGCTGGACAAACAGTTCGTAAAATCGGAATCGACATTCGTCCTTTGACAATCGCCTCCAGCAGGAGAAGAGGAATTGGTCGCTATCTCATGTGTACACTGCCAGAGCTCTTTGCATTGGGATCTGACAAGGACTTTGTGCTATTCACTGAAGCGCGTTCAATTGTCGACGACGAACTAAAAGAGCTACTCGGACGCCCGAATGTTCAATTTCGTAAGCTGAATGTGGGGTGCGGCCATGACCTAGACGTCTTCTTGGTTACTGACCCATTGCCAATGCTCCGCGGAAGAAGGCTGGCCTCGCTACCGCGCTTTGAGTGTCCGATACTATCGATAGTGTATGACTTCATTCCGCTCGAGTTTCCTGAGTCATATCTTGCTGGTGATGCTGAGCTAACCGACGAATACTTGGACAATCTAGACTTTATTGCACGCGAATGTGATCGAATCTTCCCAATATCGGATTATGTCGGCAATCAGTGCAAAGCAATACTAGGCTTCTCAGACGATCAGGTCCAGCCGCTTTATGGTGGCATTGATGAAGTGTTCCTTGATAACACATCTAACACCTTTACAAACTGTGATCATGCGCCATACTTTCTTTATGTTGGCGGATCCGACGCCAGAAAGAACATTGCCGGTCTGATTCGCGCGTTTGGTAATGCAAGGCATTTGCTGCCTGCGAACTCCAAACTACTCTTGGTTGGTGAGTTCACCGAGCAAAGCCTGAACAGACTTCTTAGTCGCTTCGATCTGATGCACTTATCGGAATCGATTGTCTGTCGTACCGGCGTGAGCGACAATGAACTGCAATACCTGTACTCGAATGCCTTGGCTACTGTCTTTGTTTCGCTAAGTGAAGGGTTGGGACTGCCTGCTCTTGAGGCTATGGCGTGCGGATGTCCTGTCATTGCGTCTTCCACTACGGCACTTGGTGAGACCGTTGGCACTGCCGCGCTGACGGTCGATCCGACTGCTATTGAGGACATTGCAAAATGCATGGCTAAAGTCGCAACTGATGACGTTCTGCGCAAAGAACTGTCGGCATCCGGCAAGGAATGGGCAAGACGGTGGAGGTGGGACGATGTTGCCGTGCGACTTCACGTGGCACTGAGTAACTGTTCCTTCCGGCAAAAGTCAAAGATATCAAAGAGCGGCAAACTTCGAGTTGCACTGATGAATCGGGGCGATGTTTGGAGCGCGCCGGGCGGAGATGGCCGCGTTATGCAACTTATTGAGCAGGCGGCTTATCACACAAGCATTGATATTCGGTACTGCTCTGATTTCAGTATGGCTAAAGAGGCAGATATTGTTCATTTTGTGAACATCACGCTGCCCAAGCCGCTTGGGCAAGCCTGCGCATTTGCCGCCGAGTCCGTCAAGCCGCTGGTTATAACCACGCTCTATGAAGATTGGGCGAACTATCTCTTGGCTTCACATCAAGCATTCTCTCTTTACAGAAATTGCCTTGAAGGTCGCCTCGTGTACAATGATCTTGAGTATGCATTGTTGACCTTGAACGCTAGGCAGCACGCGCCTAATCCCGTGGCAAATGAAACTATCGAAGCGGCTGCGGTACTTCATGTATGCAGCAAATCTGAAGGTCAGAGATTGGCGACGGATTTTCCGCTTGCCGTGGAAAAGCAAGTGCTGATCCCATTTGAGATTGAGGCTCCATGCATAACAGACAAATCTGTGGTAAGTCAGATTCGTAACTCGCTGGGCTTTGACGAGTACATACTTTGCATTGGTCGCCTCGAAACAAGAAAAAACCAGCTTGCTGTTCTCGCTGCACTGCAAGAGGTTGACGTTCCAATCGTGTTCGCAACGGGTGGTTATACACCTCAGCCGGCATACTCAAGTGCTGTTCGCTCATGGAAGCGTAAAGCGCCAGTAAGATTTGTAGATCGGATTCCGTGGCAGGCGATGTCGGCGCTGATTCGCGGAGCGGCTGCACACGTTCTGCCCAGTTTCTATGAGCTTCCAGGGCTTGTCCACTTGGAATGTGCTGCTGCCGGCGTGCCTGTTGTCGCAACAGATTGGGGTGCACTGTCGGACTACATCCCTGATTCACTATACTTCAAATGTGATCCACTTGACCTTAAGTCCATCCGTATTGCCGTTGAAAAGGCGGTGAGCACTAGTGCATATCCGGGAAGCGTGATCATTGCTCAAGGATTCACCAGAGAGAAATTCATCTGTGGACTTGAGAGCATGTACAGGCATGCAATTTCTACATTCGAACCACTCACAAGAAGAAAAACAGTTGTGACTCTGATTGATAAATCATTTGTCCCAGGAGACATAAATGCAACAGTCTAATTCCTTTCTGAAGGATGTGTCGATCATTATTCCAGTGCATAATCGCGGTGACCTGACGGAAAAGTGCCTGCTATCACTGGCCAGTAGTATCAACACTGCTACCTATGAGTTGATCGTGATCGATAACGCCTCAACTGATAAGACAAGTGAGATACTTGACTCGGTCAGTGGCGATATCACCGTGATTAGAAATAAGACTAATGAGGGCTTCGCCCTGGCATGCAACAAGGGTGCACGGGTGGCTCAAGGTGAGTATCTCCTGTTCTTGAACAATGACACAGAGGTGTCCGATAACTTTATCGACACTCTCCTTCAAGCAGCCAAATCAGACAGCTCTCGAGGTGCCATTGGCGCAAAACTGTTGTACCCTGACGGCAGAACTCAACACGCTGGAATCGCGTTCAATGAAGACGGTACGCCATACCACATTTTTCAAGGTTTCCCTGCAGACCACGCTGCTGTGACGAGCTCGCGTTCAATGGCGGCAGTAACGGCGGCTTGCCTCCTGATACGTTCCAACATCTTCCAGCAAGTCGGTGGCTTTGATGCGGCGTATCGAAATGGATTTGAGGATATTGATCTCTGCATGAAACTAAGACTAAAGGGCTTTTCAAGCTACTATTGCGCAGAGTGTGTGGTAACTCACCATGAAGAGTCAAGCGAAGGGCGCAAACGTCATGATGCGGAGAACTTGCTGATGTTCGCTACTCGATGGTCCGAGCATATTCAGCCTGATGACGCAACGTACCTCACTGCTCACGGGCTGAAGATTGTTTGGTCAAAAGGCATTGGTAAGTACGAGGCACTCGAAACCGCCGGAAACTCAGTGGACAACATTGCTGACTCGCGGACGATGATTGATCGTGCTCAAAAGCTGTGTCTTGAGGGTCGCCATGAAGAAGCTGCAGCCATTCTGAATAGTATCGTTGAACGTCGCTTTACAATGGGTCGGGATGACGAATTTGAAACCTGGCAACTGCTTGGCAATTGCATGACTCGTTTGAATCGCGCCGCGGAAGCTGAAAATGCCTACTTGCAGGCAGTGGAAAAGGATATCAGTTCTGAACGGCCATTTCTTGGATTGGGCTCTGTCGCCATGCTGCAGAAAAACTGGACTGCTGCGCAGTACGGCTTTCTGGCTGCGCTGGCACGTAATCCGGAAGCAACGCGTGCTGAGTTTGGCTTGGGAGTCAGTTTGGCTGCGCGGGACAAACACGAGCAGGCCGTCAAACACTTCCAAAAAGTGGTCACAAGTAACCCCGCTAATGCAGATGCAGTGTTCTATCTGTACCGATCCGCGATGGAATCCAATAAGCCTGAAGTCGCAATATCTGCACTATCTGAGTATCTCGAACTCAACCCCAATGACGCAGATTTCTGGTTTCATCTCGCGGGCGCGTTGTGGAAATCAGGATCTGCCGACGATGCCATCGCTGCCTGTCGCAGAGTTCTGGAGCTCAACCCGCAGCACTCCGACGCCGTGAAGTCGTTGACATTCATGGAGCAACATGCGGACGCCACGGCGTAGAATTCTCGTCATTCAGTGGGCACGGCTTGGGGACTTGTTTCACTCACGTCCCTTGTGTGAAGAAGTCAAGCGGCGTGACAGTCGGTGCAGCATAACGTTGAGCTGTGACTCGCAATATGCAGGAATTGCCGGAATCTTCCCTGAGATTGATGCTGTGCTGCCTGTGAATATAAGGCAGATTGTTGCTCAAGCACGCAGTGATGCCATGCTTGCGTATCTCCTTGATGAGATCCTTGCTCTGACAGGGCAAAGTGGGTCTTACGACACTGTGTATAACTTGACGAATGCTCAGGCAGCTATGGACTTCGCGCGGATGGCGGCGAAGCTGGAGAATAGGGGTTACGGTGCCGCTGATTCAACGTTGCCGGAGTACGATAACGGAACAACCGCCAACAAGAAACTCCACATTTCTGAACAATGGGCGCGTTTTGCGGTTTCAGAGTATGAATTGAGTTATCCCATATCCTTGGCACCGAAAGGCCTTCCTGAACGTGAACGGAGAATGGCAATAATATGTGATGCAGGAGCTGCAGGTCGTACTCTATCCAGCGAGACAATTCAATGTCTGATGGAGGTGACGGAACAATCCGGCTTCCAGTACGTAATGCTAGGTACTATACTGTCAAGAAGTCAACCGGTTCAGACAAGCTCACCTTTCGATCTCCGCGGAAAGACAACTCTTGATCAGTTGCATACAATTCTGCGGAGCTGTTCTCATGCCGTTGGACCTGATACGGGCGCCTTGCATTTCGCTGCCGCGCTTGGGTGCAGTACCTACGGCCTTTATCTTGACGGTGCAGATCCCGATACCACGGGACAACTCTCAGCGGATGCAAAAAACACAAAAGCGGAGCTTCAAGACAAGACGTTTTTGGCCGCGTTAGAAACGCGCATCTATGAGTGGCTGAATAAGCGCACTTCGTATATTCATTCTGCTTCTCGGAGAGTTGCGGCACGCAAGTCTGTCTGCCCATTATCTGTTATTATTACGGAGCATAAGCAGGTTCATTACACGGAGCACCTGCTCGAAAGTATGCGTTCCTGTCAGCTCCCGAACAATTCAGAAATAATAGTTGTTAGCAGCGGCATGGATGATGCTGATGAGCGAATCGCGCTCGACAGGAGTGGAGTAAGGGCGTACGTTTCACAGGAAAGCCTTTCCTTTTCAGCAGCATGCAACACTGGCGCGAGGCTTGCGAAAGGAGATTGGCTGCTCTTCCTGAATGATGACTGCGAACTCTCCCCGACATCATTTGACACGCTTTGGTCCGAGAAATCTGTTGACTCCATTGTTTCACCACGCCTTCGGTATTGGGACGGGTGTGTGCAATCCGCCGGCGTAGCTGTTGAAGATGGAGTTGTCAACGATATTGAAGATACTCAGCCAAGACCATTGGCAGACGACATTGATGCAGTCTCAGCAGCTGCAATGCTTATGTCACGTGCTGCATTCCTGGATCTCGGTGGGTTTGATGAGACCTTTTTGAATGGGTACGAGGACGTCGACCTTTGTTTACGTGCGAAGCGAAATGGTGTGCAGACAAAAGTAGCTGACTGTGATGTGCTTCACTATCGGGGATCATCGCCTGAACGATACGATCAAGATGATAGAAACCAGCAGTTATTCAAGCAAAGATGGGATCAGCACACACCGCAGCGAAAAGTGTTGCGGAACACAGGCAGCAGGCAGAGCGCCCGCCTCCTTGTGATCTCCGACGAGAGTGTTGAGTCAGCAGGAATGTGGCTGCGTTGGAAGTCGCCACTTACTCGACTTGGGTTGTCGTATGGTCGGGACTTTGCCTGTATTGATACTTCGCAGATAACTGCGTTGGAACTGGACGGGGTGATTGCCAATGCCGAGGTAGTCGTTGTATTCAGATCCGTGTCAAACAAAGCTCACCGGGACATTCTGCAAAGTTGGCATGAACAGCGAGGCGGCACCCTAATCTATGATTGCGACGATGTTCTGCTAAATCGCTTTCCCGCGCACTCGATTAGGGCGAAGCATCGCGTTGCGTTCGAGTTAAATGTGCGGTCATTGGTGGAATGCGCGGATCTGATCACTTGTCCAAATGAAACAGTAGCGCTCCAATTTGAGAACACGAAGAGCTCGCCGAAGCTCTTGCCGACCGCACCTTTGCTTGAGCACTTTAATGGTAGGGCACGGACGTCATCTGATGGTGCATTCAGAATTGGCTATGCCGGAAGCTCAACTCATAGCATTGATCTGGCTAACGCTATTCCGGCGCTTGAGCGCCTCTTGAATGAAAAAGAGAATGTGTGGTTTTATTGGTGGGGTGTGCACCCCGGAAAGTTGGCGTACCATCCAAGAGTCCGTTGCGGAGGCAGGTGGATCAATGATTACACAATGCATCTGAAGAGAATTCGTTCTGTGCCTATAGACCTTTGGATTGCACCAATGAATGACACAATGCACAATAAAGCACGCAGTCCCATCAAAGCGTTTGAATACATTGGCATGGAGTCTCTCTCGCTATACTCGGATGTGCTTCCGTTTCGAAGAGCAGTCGGAACTCGTGCGCCGGACCTTCTCATTGAGAACTCGATCAATACCTGGTACGATGCACTAGCAGACGTGTCAAGTGGTTGTACTCATCGACTTATGAACCAGGTAAAGTGTGCCCGTGACCACCTTATTGAACTTTCACAAGATCTTTGTGCATACGAATCCATGTTAGACCTGGTAAAGGATGATGCTGCAGCGCTTAGCCATTGCTACTTAGGTGTGGAATGAGTGAGTTTGTCGTTAAGCTCTCTTATAGCGGGCATGCAAACGCGGTGCATAAACCGTCAGGTGTCAGTGTTCATAGCGCTGTTGATCCTTTGCGTGAGGCACATTGCGTTGCTGAGCTTCTGGCGCGCCAACATGGCTCCGTTTTACTGGTTGGTAATGGCCTCGGATACCTTGCTAATGAGCTCAAGAAAAGAGAGGCGCTTTCCGCATGCGTTGAAGTGTTTGGCACTCTGGCCACTCTATGCAAAGTCCACGGTGTCTTTCGCGATCAGTTGTTATGCGAGACGAGAGATTCGATGACAAGAGTATTTAGCACATTCCTACCGGGCTCGCGCTTGATAGTTATGCCTTATGTTCGGACTCTTGCTCCGTTCTTAGACACGGGATTGCGTGAATGCCTAAATACGGCGCACGTAAGGGCGGTGTCCCGGGAAGTATACGATCCAATTGTCTCAAAGAACATCTCTGAAAACGAGCGCTTGATTACGAGTGTGAAGCAATTGGATTTCGCGGAGTTCTGCTCGCCGCGAATCCCGGTGGCAGTTGGCTCGAGTCCATCTCTGAGTGTTTCGATTGAATGCTTGAGGGAGTTCAGGAGTGAACTTACAATCGTAGCCGCATCCGGCGCGATTCCTGTATTGCGGCAGTTTGGTCTCAATGCGGATTTTATTGTTGCAATGGAAGCGCGAAGTACTGTTCTGGACGATCTTGAGTTTGCCAACGGAAGCGAATGGACTATTGTATTCCCATGGACACATCCTCAGGTACTGCGAAACTTGAAACTGCCCCTCTTAATGGTAAGTCAAGATCAAAACATCTTTACTCAAGGAGGCGCAAGCGGCCTGGCAGCTGCGGACATCGCATCTCGACTTGGTC
This region of bacterium genomic DNA includes:
- a CDS encoding glycosyltransferase; its protein translation is MQQSNSFLKDVSIIIPVHNRGDLTEKCLLSLASSINTATYELIVIDNASTDKTSEILDSVSGDITVIRNKTNEGFALACNKGARVAQGEYLLFLNNDTEVSDNFIDTLLQAAKSDSSRGAIGAKLLYPDGRTQHAGIAFNEDGTPYHIFQGFPADHAAVTSSRSMAAVTAACLLIRSNIFQQVGGFDAAYRNGFEDIDLCMKLRLKGFSSYYCAECVVTHHEESSEGRKRHDAENLLMFATRWSEHIQPDDATYLTAHGLKIVWSKGIGKYEALETAGNSVDNIADSRTMIDRAQKLCLEGRHEEAAAILNSIVERRFTMGRDDEFETWQLLGNCMTRLNRAAEAENAYLQAVEKDISSERPFLGLGSVAMLQKNWTAAQYGFLAALARNPEATRAEFGLGVSLAARDKHEQAVKHFQKVVTSNPANADAVFYLYRSAMESNKPEVAISALSEYLELNPNDADFWFHLAGALWKSGSADDAIAACRRVLELNPQHSDAVKSLTFMEQHADATA
- the flgL gene encoding flagellar hook-associated protein FlgL; translated protein: MRVSHLQQHQSFVRDVEQRLYNMTRIQQELGSGIRIMQPSEDVNSAAQALNARTQLSSIQQYQRNIENAQGYTAAADSKLTAIVDLINEIDALALAADNDHVAPEDRIFASQELNQKLESLMEYANAQFGDKFLFAGHATLSAPFTIERDANGYIRDVSATSTAIQGSIYRTIDENENVAINVTGDRLFQPAGQENTANDLFFVVRSLRDTIANDNTPPEGQEDALSTHVLRANLDSIRNRIIEEQTYIGSLGQRLHNKLAELSAVEIDWTDRLEEAQGVEMTDLVSKLAVEEGVYNALVAIQSRVLSRSFIDYLG
- a CDS encoding glycosyltransferase, translating into MRTPRRRILVIQWARLGDLFHSRPLCEEVKRRDSRCSITLSCDSQYAGIAGIFPEIDAVLPVNIRQIVAQARSDAMLAYLLDEILALTGQSGSYDTVYNLTNAQAAMDFARMAAKLENRGYGAADSTLPEYDNGTTANKKLHISEQWARFAVSEYELSYPISLAPKGLPERERRMAIICDAGAAGRTLSSETIQCLMEVTEQSGFQYVMLGTILSRSQPVQTSSPFDLRGKTTLDQLHTILRSCSHAVGPDTGALHFAAALGCSTYGLYLDGADPDTTGQLSADAKNTKAELQDKTFLAALETRIYEWLNKRTSYIHSASRRVAARKSVCPLSVIITEHKQVHYTEHLLESMRSCQLPNNSEIIVVSSGMDDADERIALDRSGVRAYVSQESLSFSAACNTGARLAKGDWLLFLNDDCELSPTSFDTLWSEKSVDSIVSPRLRYWDGCVQSAGVAVEDGVVNDIEDTQPRPLADDIDAVSAAAMLMSRAAFLDLGGFDETFLNGYEDVDLCLRAKRNGVQTKVADCDVLHYRGSSPERYDQDDRNQQLFKQRWDQHTPQRKVLRNTGSRQSARLLVISDESVESAGMWLRWKSPLTRLGLSYGRDFACIDTSQITALELDGVIANAEVVVVFRSVSNKAHRDILQSWHEQRGGTLIYDCDDVLLNRFPAHSIRAKHRVAFELNVRSLVECADLITCPNETVALQFENTKSSPKLLPTAPLLEHFNGRARTSSDGAFRIGYAGSSTHSIDLANAIPALERLLNEKENVWFYWWGVHPGKLAYHPRVRCGGRWINDYTMHLKRIRSVPIDLWIAPMNDTMHNKARSPIKAFEYIGMESLSLYSDVLPFRRAVGTRAPDLLIENSINTWYDALADVSSGCTHRLMNQVKCARDHLIELSQDLCAYESMLDLVKDDAAALSHCYLGVE
- a CDS encoding glycosyltransferase, with product MTRMYENAHPVERVFANISVAPMECTAAQREWTKLFAAAMDKRDVISELALLEASVPACAEASGWYQYFLSRADSLLKSLNLSFLESSQVEKLCRVRRRLAAFAGEYTVADKRHSRTRDYAGQTVRKIGIDIRPLTIASSRRRGIGRYLMCTLPELFALGSDKDFVLFTEARSIVDDELKELLGRPNVQFRKLNVGCGHDLDVFLVTDPLPMLRGRRLASLPRFECPILSIVYDFIPLEFPESYLAGDAELTDEYLDNLDFIARECDRIFPISDYVGNQCKAILGFSDDQVQPLYGGIDEVFLDNTSNTFTNCDHAPYFLYVGGSDARKNIAGLIRAFGNARHLLPANSKLLLVGEFTEQSLNRLLSRFDLMHLSESIVCRTGVSDNELQYLYSNALATVFVSLSEGLGLPALEAMACGCPVIASSTTALGETVGTAALTVDPTAIEDIAKCMAKVATDDVLRKELSASGKEWARRWRWDDVAVRLHVALSNCSFRQKSKISKSGKLRVALMNRGDVWSAPGGDGRVMQLIEQAAYHTSIDIRYCSDFSMAKEADIVHFVNITLPKPLGQACAFAAESVKPLVITTLYEDWANYLLASHQAFSLYRNCLEGRLVYNDLEYALLTLNARQHAPNPVANETIEAAAVLHVCSKSEGQRLATDFPLAVEKQVLIPFEIEAPCITDKSVVSQIRNSLGFDEYILCIGRLETRKNQLAVLAALQEVDVPIVFATGGYTPQPAYSSAVRSWKRKAPVRFVDRIPWQAMSALIRGAAAHVLPSFYELPGLVHLECAAAGVPVVATDWGALSDYIPDSLYFKCDPLDLKSIRIAVEKAVSTSAYPGSVIIAQGFTREKFICGLESMYRHAISTFEPLTRRKTVVTLIDKSFVPGDINATV
- the gmd gene encoding GDP-mannose 4,6-dehydratase — translated: MMEKKALITGITGQDGSYLAELLLEKQYKVFGMVRRSSSENFSRIEHIRDRIELLQGDLLDSNSLNSVLGLVKPDEVYNLAAQSFVPTSWTQPILTGEFTGLGVTRLLEAVRLVCPEARFYQASSSEMFGKVLEVPQRETTPFYPRSPYGVAKAYGHYITVNMRESYGLYAVSGILFNHESPRRGLEFVTRKISRAVAAIKLGLQSHLELGNLDARRDWGFAGDYVEAMWLMLQQKCADDYVIATGETHSVGDFASVAFQIVGLSSSNHIRIRADLIRPAEVDLLVGDPSKAQAALKWIPKVTFGSLVEMMVRADYDELSKRIGASGRNISYSRSSRRSSKTELIKV
- a CDS encoding DUF115 domain-containing protein, producing the protein MSEFVVKLSYSGHANAVHKPSGVSVHSAVDPLREAHCVAELLARQHGSVLLVGNGLGYLANELKKREALSACVEVFGTLATLCKVHGVFRDQLLCETRDSMTRVFSTFLPGSRLIVMPYVRTLAPFLDTGLRECLNTAHVRAVSREVYDPIVSKNISENERLITSVKQLDFAEFCSPRIPVAVGSSPSLSVSIECLREFRSELTIVAASGAIPVLRQFGLNADFIVAMEARSTVLDDLEFANGSEWTIVFPWTHPQVLRNLKLPLLMVSQDQNIFTQGGASGLAAADIASRLGPAPIYLIGMDMSDSFGEYSKGVARTSANFSLSAPKFDFMRNSARAWAQNSGKQFKHVVMPGTERIHGFDQIYPVELRTAFERDICERELLSHCHD